ACTCTGGTTGGGATCACCCAagggtctcttttggactgatttcagatcatcaCCTACAACCTATTCACATCTaaatatatatggacacttatttagaTTCACTGATATTATATATGGACACTTGTGTTTGATCTATAGATACATGTGTAAACCcatatatttttccacattttattttcgatatttcctatatttttgcatttatatgtaCTTCCTAACGGAAGCTCTCAAGTTCACTTCACGGGATTTACTAGTGATTCagcgcagttatttctttttttattgttattttggtgcacatctcactgtttaactgctgggtagcgcagtatttttttgttttttataatatatatatatctctatctatctatctatctccaaataaataaataaataaataaataaagggggtGTAATCAGTATAATActataccaaaaaaaaacaaacacaccacacacaaaaaaaaaaaaaaaaaaaagaagaaaaaaaaaggaagactacCACACGccctaaagagttaaactacaAAAAGAATGTATTGCTCAAAGAAGCAATGTACAACAATTTATTAGCACAATGACCCAAGACCCCCCCATATAATCCAACCCTCCCCAAAAATATTGTTCTTAAAACCAAACACACTATGAAGGACAAAAATACCCCTCGTATGACCGAGgatcaaaaaagtgcaaaaaaaaaaaaaataggcaagcCCACCCTCCCCAATGCAAAGCACCACCCTTGATTTCTAAATAATGGCTCAAAGCCAGCTAAAAAAACGGGATCCCTGCAGCTCTTTCCTAAAGCGGAGCAGTATGTGTCTGtgtaaaaacacatacagtataacatATCACACTATCCCATAATGGAAAGATGCACAGAATAAGAACCATACACTATAGTATCTACAAAGTTACCGTGGTCATAAGTCCATCAGTCAGTGGGGCTGAAAGGACAACAGAATTGAACATGGGCATATCATAATGCAGTCAAATATTTATACATCCTTATTCCATGCGAGTGTAATGAAGGTTATAATCAGTCCCGACTGCTTAATCCAGGTAAGTAGTCATTGAGAACAAGGAGATATAACATCACTGGAGAAAAACAGCATAAAATGCACAATACTGATCCAATCTGCTCAGATATTCATTCATTGTACATAGGAGATTACAACAGATTCAAGTGAAGTAAAGCATGGCAACGTGAAAGGACTCCCGCAGCGTGCAGGTAATTATATTCACTCCCAATTATAGGCAACACTTCTCAATGTTTCTTCATGCTAAATTTACTCACAGATCCCGCTGGTCACAAGATTCAGATTGTGCCGATCAGTATTTCTATTTCGGTATATAATATAGTGATTCTCCAGAGTCTCTGAGAGGAGGTTGGATGCATTAGAAATATTAAATGTATTCATTAGTTTATTAACACCTGTGCATCCATACCACAATATTACATAAGAGACACTCTAAAGTCACTAAATGGATATCAGGTGGCTACCAGAAAGAGGCTGCTACAGTATATACTGGTCAGTCACACACTGGTCGATCGAAAACCAATGAAATTACATCGGCCCTTGGAAGCCGATGTCATTTCAttggtgccctgattacaatataacGCCAaagtcaccaatcagtgcccaccacttcccaagtgccaccaatcagtgccggctatcagtgctgcccatcactgctatcgatcaatgccgcctaccagtgcctcctcatcggtgccacctaatcagtgcccaccagttcagcctatcagtgccacctcatcagcgcacgtcagtgaaggagaaaaatgacttagttacaaaatttactgagagaaactaagtaaaaaaacatttttttttcaaaatttttggtccctttaattttttttttttttttagtaaaaaaactcagcagagattaaataccaccaaaaaaactccatttgtgtgaagaaaatgataaacaattTGTTTggatatagtgtagcatgaccgcgcaattgtcattcaaagtgtgacagcactgaaagctgaaaaatggcctgggcaggaagggggtgaaagtgccctgtaggcaagtggttaatcctgaGGCCTCTTTCCCAGCCAATTTGTTAATGCATCAGTAACAAAACAGCTTGGTGTGAGATTTAGACAATGTTTCCCCACAATTAGTGCACTTTTTTGTGGAGCTAGTGCTAGCGAATGTAGAGGGTGGTTTGTTAGGGACCTCCTTAGCTCCGCTTGGGGAATTTGCAAGAGAAGAGGAAACAAACCGTCACTCTTCCTGCCCCCCTTTTCTCAGGCCACAGGCCCCCTCTCCCAGAGGCAAGAGCATGGAGGTCTACCAGGGATTGCTAAGGTGTAACCCCCCACAGTATGTAAAAGACACTTACCAGGCCCTGGCTTGCTCTTGCCTGAAGCCACCTGTGCTGCCTTTCCATCCTTGTCCACGCAGGTGGGTTAGGCAGGCTTGTGCTTCTTGCAGCTTCTCTGGCGCTGAGTAGTTCAGAGAGCTATGTATTCCCCGGTGCTACGCGGGTCTGCCGCCTCCTCCACACTTTGTGCCATGTCCATTCTGCCTCTTTCTTGCTCTGGCCGGAAGTTCCGGTCCAGAGCAAGGCTTGGAGTGCACCGATTCCATCATCGGCCGGGCCTTCACCGCATGGATATCGCGCTCTGCAGGAAGGAATCTTGAGGAGAGCCGCGCTGCTGAGCCCTATACACAGGCAGGAGATCACTCTCTATACCCGACCACCTGTACATCAGAAATGAGGCGACCTGTGAGTTATAAGGTGTGCAGGTTGGTGCGGCCCTCACCAGCATTCCTAAACCTGGCTCACAGGGGTACCATCCGACTCTCTGGTCTTCtggtcagagaaaaaaaaataataaaaaatgtttcgcTGTGGAGAACAAACAATCAATACCGAAGGACAAGGGGAAAGGTGGGGCCCTTTAAACAGCTGTGAACTGATTGtatttcctgtagggaggagcccatCATCTCATGTGTTGCCATCCTGGAAGGCGAGAGGAAAAAATGGATTTTTCAATAGACGTTTGTCAAAGGAGCTGGCCAGAAAATTcttggccaaacagtgactgcatctaacCTGATGTAGTCATTGTTTGGGTTTGCCAACAGCCAGCAACTGCAGATACAATGGCCACCACTGCATTTACTCCACAGTACAacatatctatctatacacacacgtatatatttTGGTCATTTGGCACTAAGGATTCCCAAGAACCTTTTGATCACCGGCATTACTAGGCAGTGGATACTAATTTTCCCTTGTCCCTTCCTGAAATTTAGGCAGATTtgaggtgggggtggaggggagTGGAAATGTATTACTAATGGGAAAGAAGCCGGTCCTTTGCCAGAAAAGGAGGCCCTAAACCAAGGCTATACACTGCCCTGTTTtggcaggccaaaaaaaaaaaaaaaaaaagggaagaagaaatgAAACTCCTTGTTAGGCATAACAGATGGACTGTTTGATCATTAAGATATCATCCAAGCAGTATGGGAAAAAAAAGTTGTACAATGACCATATTTCTACATTTATGTGGTCATTGTGAGATTTCCTCACATGATCACATCCAAAAAGTAAATACCTGTTTTGTCTGCTAGTTTGCGCTTCTGTGCTTTTGTCAACTGctcctttttgtcttttttcttgcTAGATGCAGTTATGTTTGTTGGTTCTAAGGTGCCATCACTTCCTGCCAATGTCTGGAATGGAAAAATAGGTCTTAAAAAATATGTAACATTATTTCAATGCATTTCCAGATTTGGACTACAAAAAAAGTAGAAGCTGCTAAAGTTAAATAGGCTTTGGGGGCATCAGTCTGATCCTGGCTTTGCTATTTTATGGGTTACTGTGTTTACTGTGCTAGATTAAAGCGagagtccagcgaccaatcttttttttttttttttttttaggtcattgagacactttggtaaccccaaaataatactcacagtttgggtgtaatatttccgcctctgtctgttttcgtactgaagaataacttaaaaaatgtgatgctggctgtttccatcttgcttgtgggcatgtgaagcccacaagcattgatttcctggatgtggtgaatgctgttcattcacagcttgttcacacgcatgatcattgttcctgcactgaatcttgggaagcctgacactaagctcccaggagacagcgcggcgccggggaaaggcaataaacaggcCTACTCCCGTGGGAGGAGAGacagtgccacaataaagtacaatataaaggtaattacagcgataaaaaaaatttccgtgcggcatttgaacatctatgcaattaactgaagggggtaagattaagttaaaaatttgagtggaaccccgctttaaagtttgAATCCCTGTTCTTCATATATGTTCTAGGCCAGAGACTCAATAGGCAGTGAAGCCAGAATAAGGATGAAGACCGCAATACCTGTGCCTAATCTGTACCACACAGCATATTACACCAAACTTGTGGTGTGAACGGGGAACGTAGAAAACAATTGTTTGCAGGATGTAAGGTGGGCATTTAACCAACTGgacacatcagaaaaaaaaaaaaaaaaaaaaacacacacacgacAGTTTAACCTTTACCTTCACTATCCAAAACCGAAAAGgcgtttttggctttagatatactttagaaACCATGGGACCCTTACAGGATCAAGTCTGCGGCAATCATTTTGTGCAAACGTGTTTACGCCCAGAGCACAGTATGAAAACACTGGGAATCAACGTGGAATTATTATCTCACACTTTTCTTCCGGGCAATAACGACATCAAACCGAAATCTAAACACTTACTATAGTGTTGTTGAATGGCTGGTGATGTTCCATTAACTCCTCCTTATTGTCTTTGGCATACTCAAATAAGGTATAAGTCATGGCTGTACCAAGGTTGGCTTCCACCTGGTTTTGTAACTTGTTTGCGATACTCTGTTTGACCTGTGGGGAACTGGGACAGAAACCCACCAAAAATGATTAAATAATATTACATAAAATTAGAAAAACACAACATATCAAAGGACTGCAAAAATATACACTTACATCtgattgttaaaaaatgcattcatggaTATATTTGGTGCAGTTTCTGGATAGGTTTCTGGCCAGGATATTTCAATCAGAAAAGACTTGGAGTCCCCCACATCACCAACCTATATAAGATTACAAAACCAAAAATGATAAACTGGTTTATATACACACGGTATATGTGTGCTGGAGCTAGTGCAATAG
This window of the Aquarana catesbeiana isolate 2022-GZ linkage group LG01, ASM4218655v1, whole genome shotgun sequence genome carries:
- the RWDD4 gene encoding RWD domain-containing protein 4, yielding MTANEDQEMELEALRSIYEGDERFKEIGPSGFQYLVGDVGDSKSFLIEISWPETYPETAPNISMNAFFNNQISPQVKQSIANKLQNQVEANLGTAMTYTLFEYAKDNKEELMEHHQPFNNTITLAGSDGTLEPTNITASSKKKDKKEQLTKAQKRKLADKTDHKGELPRGWNWVDVVKVITKGFVVV